One Ananas comosus cultivar F153 linkage group 1, ASM154086v1, whole genome shotgun sequence DNA window includes the following coding sequences:
- the LOC109710007 gene encoding uncharacterized protein LOC109710007 produces the protein MGVASSSSYYEQLKDYVLRRLFDESIQKIYVEAWNGVGATALLREVAEAVETSEKREFETVIKVVQPALFRNPREIQRAVAKQLNLPPSVTAPLDAEDEDDDFKGKEFSSRYLLWQVADEIYQAVRDRSVLLVLCNNLADAELSQPKQWPVSIMRRGSRNAVLWTSGMNISGEAAPANADLILRIEPPDEEAAVYLVYKEAVEIARYIDESSGGSLQTTPLIVLWCFWYCMLLLRRAALNRSALLPDDWPWEAAVKYFVCDGLLQGDAAWEIGKALAPVIGPIAKYQLRYWQEAFSTWTPSASELLPPKTLLIDSITHGDWIKLSSSSSEEESYRWISICSPQNNNPEPWDFLSKLYGSSVVSDVSSFFGHFEKTLKALPDGFFDHFSNVRVLDLLGCVVSPIGHSSFLRLCNLRMLRLEQCKVNPLDHPNSHSSAPEGRREPILFDNLWVLNLYNSNADTFLLAGKAFELMPNLLELDLKEETSLLHLIALNELRERMHKLEVLKLSGNVSTNFLPRSLSMAISLKELILNNCKGLEYLNLSLPATIETISLQRCASLKEVELLDPAAAPLPNLTTFRLSGSKLIAELSLQGCRKLENIDLQELMGLEVLDLSCTAIKVVDISKLPQLKQLFLLGCEQLRRVVCLHETQKLDVLYLDNYSSGSACNVDRCLDSFRNQSLLNFTDGISDANQRSFQAHVVVRDVRLFRSLGYAFPNLRISKARSHIHVKSSSTIKKGINVDTVTRLNTSITSALYYVQVLDRMIDHRRRHHPPPPVMPLNNHIEFDGGHDYRIVSENEFRRVMEFAHSLFVHGNTSNLTMDIEFGDLKYFRIERCPNMKFIFPCWKAYDYLVELESIWLSELPRLIALFKGAKIKQLKHIYLEFCARLEYVFPSLSELHNLERINIHYCGNLTAIFIDDDDNKDKRRAAPIKLLPKLRSIHLQELPKLQHIYELNICAPSLEEIKVMGCFKLKKLPLFGRSDARSMRAVKISCEKDWWDKLQWDGLESNHHSSLFNPKHCPYYKKPMKATYL, from the coding sequence ATGGGTGTGGCCAGCTCGTCATCCTACTACGaacaattaaaggattatgtgCTTAGAAGGTTGTTCGACGAGTCCATACAGAAGATCTACGTGGAGGCATGGAACGGAGTCGGGGCAACCGCTTTACTCCGAGAGGTGGCGGAAGCGGTCGAGACGTCGGAGAAGCGCGAGTTTGAGACGGTGATCAAGGTGGTGCAGCCGGCACTGTTCAGGAACCCCAGGGAGATCCAGAGGGCGGTGGCGAAGCAGCTGAATCTACCTCCTTCGGTGACGGCCCCGTTGGACGCggaagacgaagacgacgactTCAAGGGGAAGGAGTTCAGCTCAAGATACCTGCTCTGGCAGGTCGCAGACGAGATCTACCAAGCTGTGAGGGATCGTAGTGTGCTGCTCGTCCTTTGCAATAATCTTGCGGACGCCGAGTTAAGCCAGCCTAAACAATGGCCTGTTTCTATCATGAGGAGGGGGAGCCGCAATGCGGTCTTGTGGACCTCCGGGATGAATATTAGCGGGGAAGCTGCGCCAGCAAACGCGGATTTGATCTTAAGGATTGAGCCACCAGACGAAGAAGCTGCAGTTTATCTTGTGTACAAGGAGGCCGTCGAGATTGCCCGTTACATCGACGAGAGCAGCGGCGGGAGCTTGCAAACCACCCCGCTAATAGTCCTCTGGTGCTTTTGGTATTGCATGCTGTTGTTGCGTAGAGCAGCATTAAACCGATCAGCACTACTACCCGATGATTGGCCGTGGGAAGCTGCTGTCAAATATTTTGTGTGCGACGGACTTTTACAAGGGGATGCGGCGTGGGAGATTGGGAAAGCACTCGCTCCGGTAATCGGACCCATAGCAAAATATCAACTGCGATATTGGCAGGAAGCCTTTTCCACATGGACGCCGAGTGCGTCTGAGTTGTTGCCCCCCAAGACTTTATTGATCGACTCTATCACACATGGAGATTGGATAAagttgtcatcatcatcatcggaGGAGGAGAGTTATCGTTGGATCTCAATATGCTCCCCTCAAAATAATAATCCAGAGCCATGGGATTTCCTCTCCAAATTATATGGTAGTTCAGTCGTGTCTGACGTTTCATCattttttgggcattttgagaAAACACTCAAAGCTCTACCAGACGGCTTCTTCGACCATTTCAGCAACGTTCGAGTGCTGGACCTTCTCGGCTGCGTAGTAAGTCCTATAGGACATTCCTCCTTCCTTCGTCTTTGCAACCTGAGAATGCTTAGGCTGGAGCAGTGCAAAGTAAATCCTCTTGATCATCCTAATTCTCATTCGTCAGCACCGGAGGGACGACGAGAACCAATACTTTTTGATAACTTATGGGTCTTGAATTTATACAACTCAAATGCCGATACGTTTCTTCTAGCAGGGAAAGCCTTTGAGCTCATGCCTAATCTCTTGGAGCTCGATCTCAAAGAAGAAACTTCTCTCCTACACCTGATAGCTCTGAATGAACTTCGGGAGCGCATGCACAAATTGGAAGTTTTGAAACTATCAGGGAACGTCAGTACTAACTTTTTGCCGAGGAGCCTATCAATGGCAATCAGCCTCAAAGAGCTTATTCTCAACAATTGTAAGGGGTTAGAATATCTAAACCTCAGTCTCCCTGCAACAATTGAAACAATCAGCCTCCAAAGGTGCGCATCGCTAAAAGAGGTGGAACTACTCGACCCTGCAGCAGCTCCTTTGCCCAACCTCACAACCTTCCGCCTCAGCGGCTCTAAGCTGATCGCCGAGCTCTCCCTACAAGGATGCCGTAAGTTGGAGAACATAGACCTACAGGAATTGATGGGGCTCGAGGTGCTCGATCTTTCATGCACTGCTATAAAAGTGGTGGATATCAGCAAACTCCCACAACTGAAGCAATTATTTCTCCTGGGATGCGAGCAACTCCGTAGAGTAGTCTGTCTTCATGAAACACAAAAGCTAGATGTGCTGTACTTGGATAACTATAGTAGCGGCAGTGCTTGCAACGTCGATCGGTGCCTTGATTCCTTTCGAAATCAAAGCTTACTTAATTTTACTGATGGAATTAGTGATGCTAATCAAAGATCATTCCAAGCTCATGTGGTCGTGAGGGATGTTAGGCTCTTCCGGTCACTTGGTTATGCCTTTCCTAATTTAAGGATATCAAAAGCCCGCAGCCATATCCATGTCAAGAGTTCTTCAACTATTAAGAAAGGCATTAATGTTGACACTGTCACCAGATTGAACACAAGTATAACATCAGCATTATATTATGTACAAGTTTTAGACAGAATGATAGATCATCGCCGTCGACATCACCCACCGCCACCTGTAATGCCCCTAAATAATCACATAGAGTTTGATGGAGGTCACGATTATCGAATAGTTAGCGAAAATGAATTTAGACGTGTAATGGAATTTGCTCACTCTTTATTTGTTCACGGCAACACGTCTAATCTTACCATGGACATTGAATTCGGAGATCTCAAATATTTCCGCATTGAGAGGTGCCCTAATATGAAGTTTATCTTCCCTTGTTGGAAGGCGTATGATTATTTGGTGGAATTGGAGAGCATATGGCTCAGCGAACTTCCAAGGCTCATTGCTTTATTTAAAGGAGCGAAGATCAAGCAATTGAAGCATATTTACTTAGAGTTTTGTGCTAGGCTAGAATATGTATTTCCCTCATTGTCAGAGCTGCACAACTTAGAAAGAATCAATATCCATTATTGCGGCAATCTAACGGCCATTTttattgatgatgatgataataaagataaaagaaGAGCTGCTCCAATAAAGCTACTTCCGAAACTGAGGTCCATCCATCTGCAGGAGCTTCCGAAGCTACAACACATATACGAGCTAAACATTTGTGCTCCATCGCTGGAAGAGATCAAGGTTATGGGGTGTTTCAAGCTGAAAAAACTTCCTCTTTTCGGCCGGTCGGACGCTCGTTCAATGAGAGCTGTGAAGATTAGCTGCGAGAAGGATTGGTGGGATAAGCTACAATGGGatgggttagaatccaaccacCACTCTTCTCTCTTCAACCCAAAACACTGTCCTTACTATAAGAAGCCTATGAAAGCTACATATTTATGA